The Terriglobales bacterium genome window below encodes:
- a CDS encoding CdaR family protein, which produces MADLFRRYVLHNFWLKVFSLLAATTLWFAVAREPTAEIAFRVPIEFQHVPENMEIASEKVPEAQIRIRGPERLIREVAASQIHPVIDLSGGRPGERTYDLNTGEISVPHGVEVVQVVPTQFRMELDQRATRTVEVRPRVTGSFPAGYHLEKVTCEPWAVTVMGPAKRVNALDTVTTDPVDATGVVGTLTVPAAVFVNDPLVRVVQPLRVRVTVTTARNSAGGGGR; this is translated from the coding sequence ATGGCCGACCTCTTCCGCCGTTACGTGCTGCACAACTTCTGGCTGAAGGTGTTTTCCCTGCTGGCCGCGACCACGCTGTGGTTCGCGGTGGCGCGCGAGCCCACCGCCGAGATCGCCTTCCGCGTGCCCATCGAGTTCCAGCACGTGCCCGAGAACATGGAGATCGCCTCGGAAAAGGTCCCGGAGGCGCAGATCCGCATCCGCGGGCCGGAGCGGCTGATCCGCGAGGTGGCGGCCTCGCAGATCCATCCTGTGATCGACCTCAGCGGGGGCCGGCCGGGGGAGCGCACCTACGACCTGAACACCGGCGAGATCAGCGTTCCTCACGGGGTGGAGGTGGTGCAGGTGGTGCCCACGCAGTTCCGCATGGAGCTGGACCAGCGGGCCACGCGCACGGTGGAGGTGCGGCCGCGGGTGACGGGCAGCTTCCCCGCCGGCTATCACCTGGAGAAGGTGACCTGCGAACCCTGGGCGGTGACGGTGATGGGCCCGGCCAAGCGGGTGAACGCTCTGGACACGGTCACCACCGACCCGGTGGACGCCACCGGGGTGGTGGGCACGCTGACCGTGCCCGCCGCGGTCTTCGTCAACGATCCCCTGGTGCGGGTGGTGCAGCCGCTGCGCGTGCGCGTGACCGTCACCACCGCCCGCAACAGCGCCGGCGGAGGCGGACGATGA
- the cdaA gene encoding diadenylate cyclase CdaA produces MTQLWERLPQVSVWSVIDILVVAIVLYQFLALIKGTRATQMVVGVVALALAVYLARLAQLKTVTWLVNTLLPYAIFALIVVFAGEIRQMLAKAGRKLLLSRAAPELAEAYDDIVMAANLFAQNQTGALIVIEREIGLRTHIESGVPLDARLSYDLLASIFRPSAPLHDGAVIIQKDRIAAAACFLPLSMNPLLSTQMGTRHRAGIGITEETDALAVIVSEESGAISLAVGGTVERDLTPEDLRERLSELLQRYLAPATLPTPIAGASGAEAPGSAAPPARGALPRESTGTEAER; encoded by the coding sequence ATGACGCAGTTATGGGAGCGGCTGCCCCAGGTGTCGGTCTGGAGCGTGATCGACATCCTGGTGGTGGCCATCGTCCTGTACCAGTTCCTGGCGCTGATCAAGGGCACGCGGGCCACGCAGATGGTGGTGGGCGTGGTGGCGCTGGCCCTGGCGGTGTATCTCGCCCGGCTGGCCCAGCTCAAGACCGTCACCTGGCTGGTGAACACGCTGCTGCCCTACGCCATCTTCGCGCTCATCGTCGTGTTTGCGGGGGAGATCCGGCAGATGCTGGCCAAGGCGGGACGCAAGCTGCTGCTCTCGCGGGCGGCGCCCGAGCTGGCCGAGGCCTACGACGACATCGTGATGGCCGCCAACCTGTTCGCGCAGAACCAGACGGGGGCGCTGATCGTGATCGAGCGCGAGATCGGGCTGAGGACCCACATCGAGAGCGGGGTGCCGCTGGACGCGCGCCTGAGCTACGACCTGCTGGCCTCCATCTTCCGTCCCAGCGCGCCCCTGCACGACGGCGCGGTCATCATCCAGAAGGACCGCATCGCGGCCGCGGCCTGCTTCCTGCCGCTCTCCATGAATCCCTTGCTCTCCACGCAGATGGGGACGCGCCACCGCGCCGGCATCGGCATCACCGAAGAGACCGACGCGCTGGCGGTGATCGTGAGCGAGGAGAGCGGGGCCATCAGCCTGGCGGTGGGTGGCACGGTGGAGCGCGACCTGACGCCGGAAGATCTGCGCGAGCGGCTGAGCGAATTGCTGCAGCGCTACCTGGCGCCGGCCACGCTGCCCACGCCCATCGCGGGCGCGTCCGGGGCGGAGGCGCCGGGGAGCGCAGCCCCGCCGGCGCGCGGCGCCCTGCCGCGCGAGAGCACGGGGACGGAGGCGGAGCGCTGA